CCCCTTATTATCAACGTACTTTATTAAAACCTTTTATTTGTTGACTTTCTCGTCTAATCTAATCTTTACCGGATTTGATTATTAAATGTTTGTACACTTTGTTCCTTGTTTGTTTAGTttagaaaattgtaaaattatcCCTTGTATATTTGTATACTAAGCCACTAACCTTTGTCTATATAATACGAAAACCTTTTGACTaacttttatttgtttgtttttttgcttttgaaaactttttaatCTCACTGTTTTACTGGGGCTACCGCTAAATGATCACAACCAACAACCACTCGAattgaataaaaacaaatttcactTTAGCAGTAAATCAATGGTGTTCCTCTTTCCTGTTAACTTTTTAAGATATTTTGGAACTTTTTCAAAATAACTAATGTAcgtttatttagatttttcaataaatatataattaccctTTGGATATTTTCTTGCAATTCACCAAAATGAAATTGGTCAAATCATTGATATTATGTCTTCACAGTACCTCAAGGCTCAAACAGTATATCTAAGGATTTATAACCTTTTAAAATGCAAAAGTACATATtcctttaacttttttttgtttataaactataaagaAATCACATTTTTCTTATGAAGCAAAAACAACTATGTAGAATTGTAACGATTGTAAATAATGATATTGaaacaattatataaaacaagATTTGGTGACAAAATCATAATGGGGTcattaagttaaaaataaacaaatgggCGGCTTGACAATGATAAAAGCAAAGATTTGGTGGCAATATGCAAATCAATCTAAACTTCCTTGAAATGGTATTATATCCCTTTAGTTGCTAATTTGACCTCACCAAGAAGgcaattagattttttttaaaaatactaatactTAGTAGAATTTAGGAAAAAGGAGATAAAAATATTGAGaccatttttttaaattgtaaaatctCTCACACCTCTTATTATTTGTAGATCAAAAACTTTGAACTTgtagttttctaaaattatagtatatatgCTTCTAActtttagaaacaaaaatttgatGGTAACAACTTCAACTAATCCGGTAACCTAAAACTCAAAAACATTCACATCCAAGTGGCATTTAGAAATAGATCTAGTGTGAGATGTGTATTAAATGTGGTCATTGCTAAAATGTATATGTTTTTAGTATATTACTCCATCGGTTccgttttgttttattgttactagggtcggcccgccctacgggcgggaaattatagaaaaactattttttatgaatttaaattaattttatgaagcatttttttaaatgtagatTGAAAAACGAtattatgaaaacaaaaaaaaaaaatagaattcgaaaattatgttgtttattttaataaatatttttggactGAATAAAATGACAGTAACACTTCGCGATATCTAATATAATAGGATTAATGTTGCCCTTCATGTGCATATAATTAATACAATGATCATGCCGGAGAAATATGTTAAGGAAAAGCTTATATTATCTAAGCCAAAACAATCTTTTGTTAGTGTGACCTTTTGTTAGTGTGAATAGCTTACGtctatgtatattttaattaaaatgtgaTAGTTTTCTCCTAATGAAAGTCATACTTCAACCTCCCTGTCACTTTTTTAAACTGAAAACGGTATTTCGTTATTAACTGGTTTTGTTCAAACTACATGCAGGAACAACAGAGTAGAAATATTAGTGAACTATACTTGATCTGTACAGAATTTGGAATCAATATGGCGTAGGTAACAACATTCCCCTAGTTCCACTTTTTCTTATAACGTCTATCTTCTCCGGTTTATGCTAGCTACATTTGTTGTACTCTAATGTATGTGGTTTCTTATTTTCTATTCTAAAAAGTCAAAGTGAAAATATCATTGACACGTTGGTCTCTGCcacttttcatttatttataagagtttgttATTGCTTAgttttctcatttttatttttacacacTTGTAACAATTATAGAGCTCATAATTATCTATGTCTATTTTTAACTTTGGTTTTGCACCATCAAATCTAGTAcgatattattttcttttttctctctacTACTATCACACCGCCTACAGGCTCCATCGTTTCTTTCTATCTCTCCATCGTCATCTAGCATCTGAAGAATTTTGATTTAGCTTAGCTTAGCTTAGGGCTTCCCTGTTTTTAACAATCCCTTACAACTTCTCGACATGTTTCTCAAGTTGTCACCTTtcatttcaaataatatttataagtaTCTTCAccatttttatccaaaaatgGCGAATTGAttcattaattatttgaattgatatttctttttaaattcaaatCATTTTATACAGAATTTCAAAACACATGAACCTTAAAATCTTTTCAATTAAGTAAATTGCATGTTAGGTAATTTGTCTTCTGGTTTTCTTAATAATAGTTACTATCACACTACAAAATCACAAAAGATTAATCGTTAAccaaaaaagaattatattttagtttagagaaaaaatcgagttaaaatattattaaagacACAATCAAATCAATGCATGTCAACCTGTAAAACAACTGGGACGTAGAACAGTTTGAATCAGAAGACTGAACATCCCAGCTGCATCTTTGGTCAGACACATGAGATCGGTGTCCTTGTTACTGAGCTCTCTGAATCAAAGTAATCCAACTGAATATGCAAACATAGCAGCACATTAATCTCAAATCagaaaattaagaaatgaaAGGACATGAAAGCTTTACTTGTATCTCATTGGTTTGAGGACATCCTTTGCAAGAAGCACAACTAACCCATAAAGCATAATTTCGTATGCCAGTCTGTACATAAAAGTCTTGGAGGAAATTCTAACAACAGCTTCATGTAATATATGTATAATCTGTTTAAATCCCAAAGAAAATTCCCAAACACCAAACTGAATGAAGACGACCAAACCAAAGAAACAACTTTTTGGATTGAGACATGAGAAAAGGATGATTCTCTGCTTTCATGTGTTAAATTCtatccttctttttttctttttcttaagaattgtttcttatttagtttcaaaaaaaaaagaattgtttctTATCTTTTGCtcataaacaaatttaaaagtGTCTACAGTTTCGATTTTTTCTGCTGATTAAAGTAACACTgcaataatatttttctttatttgtccTTCTTGtcataaattatatttgtgttgttTTTTATTGTGAATGGAAGATgagttaattattaaatgtgTTATCAGCTTAGTCTTACACACATTATCATTgttctttattttcattttaaatatcaaaCATAACCCACATGCTGAAAGTTAAAAAGTCTATTGACTATTTGCGCAAAAGAAAacgtttttttatatttttttttgtcaacaaacgtttttttatatattaaaagtttaaaactaaaaagtaacTCATCATAATTCAGCcgttttttataaatacttataaatagaagtaaattgatatttatttatgtatagtGAAAAGTAGtgaaaactaatattttatatcttaaaaGAATAAAGGAGAATCGAATATTTCAGTTTTATCGagattttcaattaaaatatatataattaagtggATGATATTATATAGAACTATTTTTTCTAGAAATTGTTGACATTACGATACATATTTTGACCGACTGTGAAAAGAGACTACATCAAATAATATAGTCCGACATTTATTAATGCCAACGTAACACCGACTGacacttttaaattttaattcattCGTAGTTTGCTAATTCCGAACCGTGTTTCTCATTacttaaccaaaagaaaataaaaaatttggtCAAGCCACGATTAATTAATATAGGGAGAGCGTATTGAAAGGAAGAGCATATtgaaagaaggagaagagagaatcgcgaagaagaaaaaagaatcaaagCGTGAGTAGGCAAGAGAATCACGATGGCAGCCGGATCTCAACTTCCGCCGCGTCGGACTCCATAGCTCCTCACTCCTCTGTCTACGCTCGTTACCCAAGCTTGAACCCAACGGCGTCACTCCTCCTCTGCCTCCCATCTCCTGCGATGCACCGACCACCATGCCGCCGAAGTTCAATCCCTACGTCTCTCCTTCACCTGCCCCTAAGTGTAAGCTACTTTGCATCATCCGATCTCGCATCCTATCGAATTTCTATGCTTGATTGATCGATTTTGGTTTTGGAGCAGATACAATGGCCTCTGTGAAGGACACGCTTTAGAAAAAGGGGAAAATGGCAGCAAGATCAAGAGCTACCGAAAGAAGCGATCAGAAAGATGTGTAAGAGAAAATCGATGctcacatatatttatatggaacCACCACCGTCTATATAGACGAAATTAAGCATTGAAGACGACGATGTATCATGTGTGATTGAATCAATGAATTTAAGATGAATCTGTAACTCCGGCAGTTCATATTCATGGAGGAAGCAGAAAAGTCATCGCCGCCGCATGAATAAGATAACATAATATCGATTAGGTCTACATGCGAAGACAATTACAACGGGTCGAAACGTTAGAGACACGAAGCCCAAAAAACAATGAAGCCCAAAATACAGTTAATGAAACGCAGAGTTCAGGCCATCCGTGACAGGTGTCAGCACAGCAGAGCTCGACTTATCTAGGTGGAATCCTAGGTGGCATCACCTGGAGAGAGcaaactctattttatataaatagatatatctTTTCCGCAcagattaatgttttttttttaatattgttttattcttgattatacattattttaatctGATTAGTTAAATTAATAAGCTaagagaataaaaataaaactgagaataatatcaaatgaaaaaaaaaatatcaaatgaaTACATTAGTGAATACATAATTAAAAGGAATTAACTGATATAGAAATCAACCAATAGTCAATCTTATTTCAATAACTCCCTCCAATAACACAAGTATTAAAACTTCTGATATGTTcccaaaaataacattttgactTTTGCTTTCTTTTGAGTTTAGTTTTCCGCCGACATCACcaccttctttctttcttctttctctcctctgTTCATTAATACGTTACGCCTCTGTTGTTTTTTCTATAAAGCCAACACGAGACGCAAGAGATATAAACTGGTTTTCTTGATCAGATTTGTTGATGGTCATCTAAACTTTTTAACCTCtccttttttttgtgtgtgtttattaatttgattttcttaCGTTTTCGAGAAAATATGAAGTTCTGTAAAAAGTATGAGGAGTACATGCAAGGacaaaaggagaagaagaatctaCCTGGTGTTGGCTTCAAGAAGCTCAAAAAAATTCTCAAGGGATGCAGAAGAAGAGATCATCAGATTGCTTCAATCAATCACTGTCCTCGTGAATGCACAGGTACTATTATTCCCTGAGAAtccatttcttttatttttattctttttttaaatgtttttatttgtctttGTGAAAGTTTGTGATGGAACCTTCTTCCCGGAGCTTCAGAAGGAGATGGAAGATGTAGTAGGATGGTTTAACGAGAATGCTCAGAAGCTTCTTGAGTTACATTTAGCTTCTCGTTTCAAAAAGTGTCTTGATTGGTTCAAAGGCAACAACAATCGCAAAAGGAGTCATCTCGGTTTGATCCAACAAGGCAAAGACTTGGTTAGCTACGCTCTCATCAACTCGGTCGCCATCAGAAAAATCCTCAAAAAATACGACAAGGTTTATTCATCTTATCAACACATtctttatattcaatttataataacaattttgcattgttacaaaaaaaaaaaataataataataattttgcaTATTATTGGTCCTGACAGATTCATGAGTCTAGCCAAGGACAAGCGTTTAAGACACAGGTCCAGAAAATGCATATCGAAATCCTTCAGTCCCCATGGCTCTGCGAGCTTACGGCGTTTCACATCAACCTGAAAGAGTCTCAGAAGGACTACTCTGGAGCTGTTTTGGCTTCTCCTCCTGCACTGTTTGATGGTTGCTCTTTAGTGTTTGACGATGGAAAGCCTTTGCTTTCCTGTGAGCTTTCTGATTCTGTCAAAGTTGACATCGACTTGACTTGTTCAATATGCTTGGTAAGCAAATTACTTGAAAGAATCTCAGTGTCAAATAAACTATTAGTTGACTTGGTAGTAATCTCAAAATATAGAACAAATAGTATCAGCCTATTATGATAAAAGTCTTTAGCTCTCTTGTGTCAAAGTGCTATTCCACTCTCCTCTTGCAGATTCCATTTCATAGACTAAGTCCTTTTtagtatcttattaaaagaaTCTTGTATAGAAAATGAATCTTTTTTATATGAAATGTATATGAAAATATTCTTCAACTTACGTCATACGTTTTATATCATTGATGGTACAAAAAACAGGACACGGTGTTTGATCCGATATCTCTGACATGCGGTCACATATATTGCTACATGTGTGCTTGTTCTGCTGCATCAGTAAACGTAGTCGATGGCTTGAAAACTGCAGACCCGT
The Raphanus sativus cultivar WK10039 chromosome 1, ASM80110v3, whole genome shotgun sequence DNA segment above includes these coding regions:
- the LOC130508043 gene encoding E3 ubiquitin-protein ligase NLA-like isoform X2 — translated: MKFCKKYEEYMQGQKEKKNLPGVGFKKLKKILKGCRRRDHQIASINHCPRECTVCDGTFFPELQKEMEDVVGWFNENAQKLLELHLASRFKKCLDWFKGNNNRKRSHLGLIQQGKDLVSYALINSVAIRKILKKYDKIHESSQGQAFKTQVQKMHIEILQSPWLCELTAFHINLKESQKDYSGAVLASPPALFDGCSLVFDDGKPLLSCELSDSVKVDIDLTCSICLDTVFDPISLTCGHIYCYMCACSAASVNVVDGLKTADPSEKCPLCREVLFAWMS
- the LOC130508043 gene encoding E3 ubiquitin-protein ligase NLA-like isoform X1 → MKFCKKYEEYMQGQKEKKNLPGVGFKKLKKILKGCRRRDHQIASINHCPRECTVCDGTFFPELQKEMEDVVGWFNENAQKLLELHLASRFKKCLDWFKGNNNRKRSHLGLIQQGKDLVSYALINSVAIRKILKKYDKIHESSQGQAFKTQVQKMHIEILQSPWLCELTAFHINLKESQKDYSGAVLASPPALFDGCSLVFDDGKPLLSCELSDSVKVDIDLTCSICLDTVFDPISLTCGHIYCYMCACSAASVNVVDGLKTADPSEKCPLCREICVYKGAVRLDELSILLKRSCREHWEERRKTERAERLKQAKEYWDHQCRSFTGI